A window of ANME-2 cluster archaeon contains these coding sequences:
- a CDS encoding phosphoserine phosphatase has protein sequence MIDVSGLSEGEIKNKVNVLRQHIDHKEREIKNHYYEMNLHNKGAKDLRKKRDELHDQAKVLRDSTSGYRQRRDEVNKKIAELKLQREEVRDRRSGYTNKIGELKAARDSLNNVARGRLESLSNAYRSELEKFSSADISLEYEQSLFKRLHELGERVQAIRKANKIHGEIGEIFGKVGEFHQDFDSVNALIQDMAAESQENHEAMRNIYDEVDEIRSRADEYHKRLVEIYEVTKPMKEKIDAAKKSVSETRAELDIYLDRMKDIQLLRDERKQEEKHVAAKDKFNKSGRLSLEDLRLLMENDEIKFGK, from the coding sequence ATGATCGATGTATCCGGCCTTTCTGAAGGAGAGATCAAAAACAAGGTAAATGTGCTCAGGCAGCATATTGACCATAAGGAACGTGAGATTAAAAACCATTACTATGAGATGAACCTTCACAATAAGGGTGCAAAAGACCTGAGGAAGAAACGGGACGAACTTCATGATCAGGCAAAAGTGCTCAGGGATTCTACGAGTGGGTACAGGCAGCGACGTGATGAGGTCAATAAGAAGATAGCAGAACTTAAACTACAAAGGGAAGAGGTTAGGGACCGCAGGAGTGGTTATACCAATAAGATAGGGGAATTGAAAGCTGCAAGGGACAGCCTGAACAATGTTGCCAGGGGGCGGCTTGAATCTCTTTCTAATGCCTATCGGTCTGAACTTGAAAAGTTTTCATCTGCTGACATATCACTGGAATATGAACAGTCACTGTTCAAGAGGCTTCATGAACTGGGTGAACGGGTACAAGCCATACGTAAAGCAAATAAGATACATGGTGAGATCGGTGAGATATTTGGCAAGGTAGGCGAGTTCCACCAGGACTTTGATTCCGTTAATGCGTTAATTCAGGACATGGCTGCCGAATCACAGGAAAACCATGAGGCAATGCGTAATATCTATGATGAGGTCGATGAGATCAGAAGCAGGGCAGATGAATATCATAAACGCCTTGTCGAGATATATGAAGTTACCAAGCCGATGAAAGAAAAGATCGATGCTGCAAAGAAATCAGTATCTGAAACCAGGGCAGAACTTGATATATACCTGGATAGGATGAAAGATATCCAGCTTTTAAGGGACGAGAGAAAACAGGAAGAAAAACATGTGGCAGCCAAAGACAAATTCAATAAATCAGGCAGGTTAAGCCTGGAAGACCTGAGACTGCTAATGGAAAATGATGAGATAAAATTCGGAAAATGA